The following coding sequences lie in one Ancylothrix sp. D3o genomic window:
- a CDS encoding HNH endonuclease, whose amino-acid sequence MPRALGGKDEWKNLQLLHRHSHNEKTALDSM is encoded by the coding sequence ATCCCCAGAGCTCTAGGTGGCAAAGATGAGTGGAAGAACCTACAACTGCTACATCGACACTCCCACAATGAAAAGACTGCCTTAGATAGTATGTAA